In the genome of Deltaproteobacteria bacterium, one region contains:
- a CDS encoding AAA family ATPase, translating into MQESVTIDEVNLMLSHPDELPMKWVGQRELLDQVLAAWLVVSEDDVPLNPRLIGKPGVGKTTLAYAAAKRLRQEVYLFQATMDTRPEDLLITPVISEENKIKYVASAIVTAMIRGGVAILDEGNRMSEKSWASLAPLLDSRRYVESIVAGIKIRAHANFRFCATMNDDASTFELPEYIDSRLQPQIFIDFPEREEEKLILAQNLPFADDMILDYVVDFLQNSHLAQERYTVRDGINIGRYALKLLSSSRKLKWPRRVPASSRQVHRCLAQAVALILGPEAQGYLPPVAESD; encoded by the coding sequence ATGCAAGAAAGTGTAACTATAGACGAAGTCAATCTCATGTTGAGCCACCCTGATGAACTCCCCATGAAGTGGGTCGGCCAGCGAGAACTCTTGGACCAGGTTCTCGCTGCCTGGTTGGTGGTCAGCGAGGATGATGTGCCTCTCAATCCTCGACTCATCGGCAAACCGGGAGTAGGCAAGACCACTCTGGCTTATGCTGCAGCCAAACGGCTTCGTCAGGAGGTTTACCTCTTCCAGGCCACCATGGACACTCGCCCGGAAGATCTGTTGATAACTCCGGTCATCTCTGAAGAGAATAAAATCAAATACGTGGCCTCTGCCATTGTCACTGCCATGATTCGCGGCGGCGTTGCCATCCTGGACGAAGGCAACCGCATGAGCGAGAAGAGCTGGGCCTCCCTGGCACCCCTGTTGGACAGCCGCAGATATGTGGAATCTATTGTGGCCGGCATCAAAATAAGGGCCCATGCAAATTTCCGCTTCTGCGCCACCATGAATGACGATGCCAGCACCTTCGAATTGCCAGAATACATTGATTCTCGCCTGCAGCCCCAGATTTTCATCGACTTTCCAGAACGCGAGGAGGAAAAGCTCATCTTGGCCCAGAATCTGCCTTTTGCCGACGATATGATACTCGACTATGTGGTGGACTTTCTGCAGAACAGCCACCTGGCGCAGGAGCGCTATACTGTGCGTGACGGCATCAATATTGGCCGCTATGCTTTGAAGCTTCTTTCTTCTTCGCGCAAACTGAAATGGCCCCGGCGGGTTCCGGCCTCATCGCGGCAGGTGCACCGTTGTCTGGCTCAGGCCGTAGCTCTGATTCTGGGCCCGGAGGCGCAAGGCTACCTGCCCCCGGTTGCGGAGTCGGACTAG